A portion of the uncultured Bacteroides sp. genome contains these proteins:
- a CDS encoding carboxypeptidase-like regulatory domain-containing protein: MRKHLIHFLLVALLSVCSAATVFAQTTVKGQVVDAESSEPMIGAAVTAVGTTQGTVTDVDGKFTLNVASNATLSIKYLGYKEFKKKILQKGQIDLGVVSLEIDAVALADVTITSSIAIARKTPVALSTIDPVFIAEKLGTQEFPEILKSTPGVYATKQGGGYGDSDITMRGFETANIAIMINGVPMNDMEWGGVYWSNWAGLSDVTRSMQTQRGLGASKVSAPSVGGSINIVTNGIEAKRGGTVSYGMGNDGMNKVLFSVSTGLTKSGWAMTVMGGKTWGDGYIQGTDFVGYNYFLNIAKRINNNHQISLTAFGAPQIHNQRNSNDGLSIQGWQEVKNYMQPGDEYKYNATYGFGKNGERKTSAKNKYHKPQISLNHMWQIDNTSSLSTALYLSIGDGWGYSGQGNGAYSNSSWYGSSNGSLNMTFRNADGTFAYDKVQEINENSSTGSQMIMSVSKNQHKWYGLLSTYTKELNDNLNFYAGIDGRYYIGTHTNEINDLYNGAYYIDASRATVSAANNSAAADPSFAKKKLGVGDVVYRDYDGYVVQEGAFAQAEYNTDKLTSFLAGSINNTSQWRYDRYYYDKAHAKSEKVNSIGFTVKGGANYNLNEYHNVFANIGYISRAPFFSGGAFLSSVSSNMVNKNAVNEKIFSAEIGYGFRSKFLTANLNIYHTEWKDKSMARSMDYKDATGKSDRAMINMTGVNATHEGIELDLKAKALSWLDITGMFSIGDWRWTNNPTGYFYNSLGQPLTGAKTVASGIGAADHAKMILLMDGVKVGGAAQTTAALGAKIKLSKDLHFGVDWNLFARNYADWAMASNDLSLGGSKTFETPWRIPSANTFDLDASYSFKIGTLPAVLSGNVNNLFDQEYISSAYDGGDHNAKSAYRVFYGFGRTMSMRLKVNF, from the coding sequence CTTTGTCCATTAAGTATCTCGGATACAAGGAATTTAAGAAGAAAATTCTTCAGAAGGGACAGATTGATCTTGGCGTTGTTTCTTTAGAAATAGATGCTGTAGCATTAGCCGATGTAACTATTACATCTTCTATTGCAATTGCACGTAAAACTCCGGTGGCTCTTTCTACTATTGATCCTGTGTTTATTGCAGAAAAGCTGGGAACTCAAGAATTTCCTGAGATATTGAAGTCTACTCCTGGTGTTTATGCTACCAAGCAAGGTGGTGGTTATGGCGATTCTGACATAACTATGCGCGGTTTTGAAACTGCTAACATAGCTATTATGATTAATGGCGTCCCCATGAATGATATGGAATGGGGTGGTGTATATTGGAGTAACTGGGCTGGTCTGTCTGATGTAACCCGTAGTATGCAAACGCAACGTGGTTTGGGAGCTTCTAAAGTTTCCGCTCCTTCTGTTGGAGGTTCTATTAATATTGTAACTAATGGCATTGAAGCTAAAAGAGGTGGGACCGTGTCTTACGGAATGGGTAACGACGGAATGAATAAGGTTCTTTTCTCTGTATCTACAGGACTAACAAAGTCAGGTTGGGCTATGACTGTTATGGGTGGTAAAACTTGGGGCGATGGATATATTCAGGGGACAGATTTCGTTGGATACAATTATTTCCTAAATATTGCTAAACGCATTAATAATAATCACCAGATATCATTGACGGCTTTTGGGGCACCTCAAATTCACAATCAACGTAATTCTAATGACGGTCTTAGCATTCAAGGGTGGCAAGAAGTAAAAAACTATATGCAACCAGGTGATGAATATAAGTATAATGCTACTTATGGATTCGGAAAGAATGGTGAACGTAAAACTTCCGCTAAGAATAAATACCACAAGCCTCAGATTTCTTTAAACCACATGTGGCAAATAGATAATACTTCTTCATTGAGCACTGCACTCTATTTATCCATTGGCGACGGCTGGGGATATAGCGGCCAAGGAAATGGCGCATATTCTAATTCATCATGGTATGGCTCTTCCAATGGTTCTTTGAATATGACTTTTCGCAATGCTGACGGAACCTTTGCTTATGATAAAGTTCAGGAGATAAATGAAAATAGTTCTACTGGTTCACAGATGATAATGTCTGTTTCAAAGAATCAACATAAATGGTATGGTTTACTTTCTACTTACACTAAAGAGCTTAATGATAACTTAAATTTCTATGCAGGTATTGATGGGCGTTACTATATTGGTACTCATACCAATGAAATTAATGACCTTTATAATGGTGCGTATTACATAGATGCTTCTCGTGCAACCGTGTCGGCTGCTAATAATTCTGCTGCTGCTGATCCTTCTTTTGCAAAAAAGAAACTTGGTGTAGGTGATGTTGTTTATCGTGATTATGATGGTTATGTAGTTCAAGAAGGTGCGTTTGCTCAAGCAGAATATAACACAGACAAGCTTACTTCTTTCTTGGCGGGTTCTATTAACAACACAAGTCAGTGGCGTTACGATCGTTATTATTATGATAAGGCACATGCCAAATCAGAAAAAGTGAATTCTATCGGGTTCACTGTTAAAGGTGGAGCAAATTATAATCTCAATGAATATCATAATGTATTTGCTAATATAGGTTATATTAGTCGTGCTCCATTCTTCTCAGGAGGCGCTTTTCTTTCATCAGTTTCGAGCAATATGGTGAATAAGAATGCTGTTAACGAAAAAATATTTAGTGCAGAAATCGGTTATGGATTCCGTTCTAAGTTCTTGACGGCTAATTTGAATATCTATCATACAGAATGGAAGGATAAGTCAATGGCTCGCTCGATGGACTATAAAGATGCTACCGGAAAAAGTGACCGTGCAATGATTAACATGACAGGAGTTAATGCTACCCATGAAGGTATTGAACTTGATCTTAAAGCAAAAGCTCTGAGTTGGTTAGATATTACTGGTATGTTTTCTATTGGAGACTGGCGTTGGACGAATAACCCGACTGGTTATTTTTATAATTCGCTTGGTCAACCTCTTACTGGAGCTAAAACTGTTGCGTCCGGAATTGGTGCTGCAGATCATGCAAAAATGATACTTCTTATGGATGGTGTAAAGGTTGGTGGTGCTGCTCAGACTACAGCTGCATTGGGTGCAAAGATTAAATTGAGTAAAGATCTTCATTTTGGAGTTGATTGGAATCTTTTTGCTCGCAATTATGCTGATTGGGCAATGGCTAGTAATGATCTTTCTCTTGGTGGTTCTAAAACTTTTGAAACCCCATGGCGCATCCCTTCTGCTAACACATTCGACTTAGATGCCAGTTATTCATTTAAAATTGGCACTCTTCCGGCTGTTTTATCTGGTAATGTGAATAATTTGTTCGACCAAGAATATATTTCAAGTGCTTACGATGGTGGCGACCATAATGCGAAAAGTGCATATCGCGTATTCTATGGCTTTGGACGTACCATGTCTATGAGACTTAAAGTTAATTTCTAA
- a CDS encoding endonuclease/exonuclease/phosphatase family protein, with translation MVEHLMERITVRKFLHILFRLATLSLGGITILGALASYVPPTQSTFFAFLGLLLPVLILLNIPFVIYWAIRRRFWVWIPVVAIIANSGFLSSTFQFQLREKTLAPNHQSLTVATYNVHSFGKEADGYSCKEIARYMAEQKVDVICFQEFMANNEFTVDSIKKAFSAWKYSVMTPVNLDLLHLAIFSKYPISNSEVTTYSNSNNCSLWCDISINKKKVRIFNNHLQTTNLSQNRQRLQEELKTGNGGIVYLMYDIMRLTKENFIKREQQVETVHKFTLQSPYPVLLCSDLNSISSSYAYRAMKGNLKDGFKTCGHGYAYTFRYYKRMLRIDYIFHSAELQGIRYFSPNLDLCSDHNPVIMEVGI, from the coding sequence ATGGTTGAGCATCTAATGGAACGAATAACTGTTCGCAAGTTCTTGCATATTCTATTCAGATTAGCCACTCTCAGCTTAGGCGGTATAACCATACTCGGAGCACTTGCGAGTTATGTACCCCCCACGCAATCGACATTCTTCGCTTTTTTGGGGCTACTCTTGCCTGTATTAATTCTATTAAATATTCCTTTTGTCATCTATTGGGCCATACGCCGGCGTTTTTGGGTGTGGATTCCTGTTGTTGCCATTATTGCCAACTCAGGCTTTCTGAGCAGTACCTTTCAGTTTCAATTAAGAGAAAAGACGCTAGCTCCCAACCATCAAAGTCTGACAGTGGCAACCTACAACGTACATAGTTTCGGTAAGGAGGCTGATGGATACTCTTGCAAAGAGATAGCCCGATACATGGCTGAACAGAAGGTTGACGTGATCTGCTTCCAGGAGTTTATGGCAAATAACGAATTCACGGTAGATAGCATCAAAAAAGCTTTCTCGGCATGGAAATACAGCGTGATGACCCCTGTCAATTTAGACTTGCTCCATTTGGCCATATTCAGCAAATATCCCATCAGCAATAGTGAAGTAACCACGTACTCTAACAGCAACAACTGCAGCTTGTGGTGCGACATCTCCATCAATAAGAAGAAAGTTCGTATATTTAATAACCATCTGCAAACCACCAACCTATCGCAAAACAGACAAAGGTTACAGGAAGAGTTGAAAACGGGAAATGGGGGCATCGTATATCTGATGTATGATATAATGAGGCTCACGAAGGAGAATTTCATAAAACGGGAACAGCAAGTAGAGACGGTACACAAATTTACCCTTCAAAGCCCCTATCCCGTATTGCTCTGTAGTGATCTCAACTCAATTTCCTCCTCGTACGCATATCGTGCGATGAAGGGCAATCTAAAGGATGGTTTTAAAACTTGCGGACATGGGTATGCGTATACTTTCCGCTATTACAAACGTATGCTACGCATCGATTACATCTTCCACTCCGCCGAACTACAAGGCATCCGGTACTTCTCTCCAAATTTGGATTTGTGTAGCGACCATAATCCGGTGATTATGGAAGTGGGAATATAG
- a CDS encoding ATP-binding protein, with the protein MKRILHDATYSDRILQMTADTMLLIDSRGICQDVTTHSNLSFLQEEALLGRNIFEILPRHTYDKIYPEFKRVLDERVTVAKNYKLPLEKDTFYFKCVMYPFDDMVLCQYRDITQRCNVRLELEKANQKLKAIQKSSLIGQWVYTKKDAMLRYQGYTKILSTEQMQEITFKEYIDTVVEEDRVNLQGWLCNGSEVSEENSFEFRTYHNGQVHYLKAKKISVKLNDDGTIDTVEGYSQNITDIKKQEHNINILTRAINNATEDIFAAKIDGTLIFANRKFKQHHRIPDYKSLSEIKVEQMPCGSIDMEKWNKVFACTQNGSSKNFITHDPFPGNKKILAFEETVYCVNSDAGEKSIWVFGHDISERIKYEAQVKRLNMIMDITMKNLPASIVVKDVNNGFKYIYRNKEANYKTIEDYNSAIGKSDFDYHPFEIARQKRIADMEVVRSKNEIHDIIEKVDEHGMPIILDRRKILIENKGFSPIIINIEWDITQQEMMKREILASKEKAEISDRLKSAFLANMSHEIRTPLNAIVGFSRIIADSDNTDERMEYYNIVEANNERLLQLINEILDLSKIESGIVEFTLDNVNLHILCRETYDAHVFRCPKAVTLIFDESDPGLEITSDKNRIFQVLSNLIGNAFKFVKEGSVHYGYKKVGEYVLFHVKDTGIGIAEDKVGQVFDRFVKVNNFAQGTGLGLAICRTIVERLGGTISVKSEVGEGSTFTFSIPCKAPETDDEKDKKELEMGGIAVTKTDRSDKEKTTATILVAEDTDSNFDLLNAILGKTYNLLRAKDGVEAVRMYSEAMPDLILMDIKMPNMDGLSATKEIRKSSIDIPIIALSAYAYAYDREAANEAGCNEFLTKPLSQTILKETLNRWLSI; encoded by the coding sequence ATGAAAAGAATATTACACGATGCAACTTATTCCGACAGGATATTGCAAATGACTGCTGACACGATGCTTTTGATCGATTCAAGGGGGATATGTCAAGATGTAACGACGCATAGTAATTTATCATTTCTACAAGAAGAGGCGTTATTGGGTAGAAATATATTTGAAATATTGCCTAGACATACGTATGATAAAATATATCCTGAATTTAAACGTGTACTAGACGAAAGAGTTACTGTCGCCAAGAATTACAAACTACCACTGGAGAAAGACACCTTCTACTTCAAATGCGTCATGTACCCGTTTGATGACATGGTGCTCTGTCAATATAGAGACATTACCCAACGATGCAACGTTAGATTGGAGCTGGAAAAAGCCAACCAGAAGCTCAAAGCTATACAGAAATCATCACTTATAGGGCAATGGGTATACACCAAGAAAGATGCTATGCTAAGATACCAAGGATACACTAAGATTCTGTCTACCGAACAAATGCAGGAAATTACATTTAAAGAATACATTGACACCGTAGTTGAAGAAGATAGAGTAAATTTACAAGGATGGTTATGCAATGGCTCTGAGGTTTCTGAGGAGAATAGCTTTGAATTTAGAACGTATCACAATGGACAAGTGCACTACCTGAAAGCAAAGAAAATCAGTGTTAAATTGAATGATGATGGAACAATCGATACAGTTGAGGGGTACTCACAAAACATTACTGACATTAAGAAGCAAGAGCATAATATAAACATACTCACCCGTGCCATTAACAATGCCACCGAAGACATCTTCGCAGCAAAAATAGATGGAACGCTAATCTTTGCCAATCGTAAGTTTAAGCAACATCATAGAATTCCTGATTATAAAAGTTTATCTGAGATTAAAGTAGAGCAGATGCCATGTGGCAGCATAGACATGGAAAAATGGAATAAAGTGTTTGCCTGTACCCAAAACGGAAGCAGCAAGAATTTTATTACTCATGATCCTTTCCCTGGAAACAAAAAAATACTAGCTTTTGAAGAAACAGTATACTGCGTTAACAGCGATGCCGGAGAAAAGAGTATTTGGGTGTTCGGACATGATATCTCCGAAAGAATCAAGTATGAGGCGCAGGTGAAAAGGCTCAACATGATAATGGACATAACGATGAAGAATCTGCCGGCCAGCATTGTTGTGAAAGACGTTAATAATGGCTTCAAATACATCTATCGGAATAAAGAAGCTAATTATAAAACAATTGAGGATTACAACTCCGCCATAGGAAAAAGTGACTTTGACTACCACCCCTTCGAAATAGCTCGACAAAAAAGAATAGCTGATATGGAGGTGGTCAGAAGCAAAAATGAAATTCATGATATCATTGAGAAGGTAGATGAACATGGGATGCCAATCATCTTGGACAGACGGAAAATCCTTATTGAAAATAAGGGCTTCTCGCCCATCATCATCAATATAGAATGGGACATCACACAACAGGAAATGATGAAGCGGGAAATTCTGGCTTCAAAAGAAAAAGCGGAAATATCCGATAGGCTGAAGTCGGCTTTTCTGGCAAACATGAGCCACGAAATACGAACTCCGCTCAACGCCATCGTGGGATTCTCCCGAATTATAGCTGACAGTGACAACACCGATGAAAGAATGGAATACTATAACATCGTTGAAGCAAACAATGAAAGACTGCTACAATTGATCAATGAAATTCTAGATTTATCGAAGATTGAGTCGGGAATTGTGGAATTTACATTAGACAATGTCAATCTACACATACTATGCCGCGAAACATACGACGCACATGTGTTCCGCTGCCCGAAAGCTGTTACACTGATCTTTGATGAATCGGATCCGGGATTGGAAATAACTTCGGATAAGAATCGCATATTTCAGGTATTATCCAACCTTATCGGCAATGCCTTTAAGTTTGTGAAAGAGGGTAGCGTTCATTACGGATATAAAAAAGTAGGAGAATATGTCCTTTTCCATGTAAAGGATACCGGAATAGGCATAGCGGAAGATAAAGTAGGACAGGTTTTCGACCGATTTGTAAAAGTGAATAATTTCGCCCAAGGCACCGGACTGGGGTTGGCAATATGCCGAACGATTGTGGAACGACTGGGCGGAACTATCTCGGTAAAATCAGAAGTTGGTGAGGGGTCAACTTTTACCTTCAGCATACCTTGCAAGGCACCTGAAACAGATGATGAAAAGGACAAAAAAGAATTAGAAATGGGAGGAATAGCAGTGACAAAAACCGATCGTTCGGATAAAGAAAAAACAACTGCCACCATATTAGTAGCTGAAGATACTGACAGCAACTTCGACCTACTGAATGCCATCTTAGGAAAAACATATAATCTGCTACGAGCCAAAGATGGTGTTGAAGCAGTTAGAATGTACAGTGAAGCAATGCCGGATCTGATATTGATGGATATCAAAATGCCTAACATGGATGGGCTAAGTGCCACCAAAGAAATTCGCAAGTCATCTATCGATATTCCAATCATAGCATTAAGCGCTTATGCGTATGCCTATGATCGGGAAGCCGCCAATGAAGCCGGATGCAATGAGTTCCTCACAAAACCTCTTTCGCAAACAATACTCAAAGAAACACTAAACAGATGGTTGAGCATCTAA
- a CDS encoding glycosyltransferase family 2 protein, whose amino-acid sequence MKTLEIIFWIALFIVFYTYLGYGMLLYAMVKIKEVFVKPKSPIRLKDEELPEVMLFITAYNEEDVVDEKMRNSLELNYPEEKLRIVWVTDGSNDATNERLKKWPEAKVLFQPQRQGKTAAMNRGMKLAKTPIVVFTDANTMINSEAILNIVQAFADPKVGCVAGEKRIAAQTKDGAAAGGEGIYWKYESTLKALDARLYSAVGAAGELFAVRRELFLEMEPDTLLDDFVLSLRIAMQGYKIDYCSEAYAIESGSADMKEEEKRKVRISAGGLQAIWRLRALLNPFKYGMLSFQFVSHRVLRWSLTPVLLFLLLPLNVILLSYGESCLLYGIIMILQILFYMTAIYGQYLSAKKIKAKILFIPYYFFFMNISVFKGIAYLYAQRGIGAWEKARRSNSKR is encoded by the coding sequence ATGAAAACTCTTGAAATAATCTTCTGGATAGCCCTGTTCATCGTGTTCTACACTTACTTGGGATACGGCATGCTACTGTATGCGATGGTAAAGATAAAAGAAGTTTTCGTTAAGCCCAAAAGCCCCATACGGTTGAAAGACGAAGAACTGCCGGAGGTGATGCTTTTCATCACTGCTTATAATGAAGAGGATGTGGTGGACGAGAAAATGCGCAACTCGCTGGAACTAAACTATCCGGAAGAGAAGTTACGCATCGTATGGGTGACGGATGGCAGCAACGACGCTACCAACGAACGATTGAAGAAATGGCCGGAAGCGAAGGTGCTGTTTCAACCACAACGACAAGGCAAAACGGCTGCCATGAACCGGGGGATGAAGTTAGCAAAAACGCCGATAGTAGTGTTTACGGATGCTAACACTATGATAAACAGTGAAGCGATACTCAACATTGTGCAGGCTTTTGCTGACCCGAAAGTGGGCTGTGTGGCGGGTGAGAAACGTATCGCCGCGCAAACAAAGGATGGAGCGGCGGCGGGTGGTGAAGGAATCTATTGGAAATATGAATCGACGCTGAAAGCACTCGATGCTCGCCTCTACTCGGCTGTGGGGGCAGCGGGTGAACTCTTTGCCGTACGCAGGGAACTGTTCCTCGAGATGGAGCCAGACACGCTTTTGGACGATTTTGTGCTTTCTCTGCGCATCGCCATGCAGGGTTACAAGATTGATTATTGCAGTGAGGCTTATGCCATCGAAAGCGGATCGGCGGATATGAAAGAAGAGGAAAAACGGAAAGTACGTATTTCAGCCGGAGGCTTGCAAGCTATCTGGCGACTACGAGCACTGCTCAATCCTTTTAAATATGGCATGCTGAGCTTCCAATTTGTCTCTCACCGGGTATTGCGCTGGTCACTCACTCCGGTATTATTGTTTCTGCTATTACCGCTGAATGTAATTTTGCTTTCATACGGAGAATCGTGCCTACTGTACGGAATAATAATGATTCTGCAGATATTATTTTATATGACGGCAATCTACGGACAGTATTTATCTGCTAAAAAAATAAAAGCTAAAATTCTTTTCATACCTTACTACTTCTTCTTTATGAACATCAGCGTATTCAAAGGTATTGCTTATTTGTACGCACAGAGAGGCATTGGTGCATGGGAAAAAGCAAGAAGATCAAATAGTAAACGCTAA
- a CDS encoding AAA family ATPase — protein MSRIKIINFGPIKGDFSSSSGWVEIKKVTVFIGNQGSGKSTVAKLISTLIWIEKVLTRGDFKEKEFTAVKFRNQFCGFHRISNYFIKDRTEIFYEGESYKFTYTREGDFLIRKIDNGGNFYPLPQIMYVPAERNFISMVNKPNLIKQLPDALLTFLTEYDNAKSKIKGVFKLPINNALLEYTKTNDTVSVKGEDYKVKLTEASSGFQSIVPLYLVSLYLSESVKDQANNATKMSSDEMKRFEEQVTNIWNNPDFTDAQRRIALSALSSKFNKSAFINIVEEPEQNLFPSSQWKIMQSLLAFNNSLDANKLIITTHSPYLINCFTVAIKAGILKREPNLSEELRQRINEVYPIDSTIIPEDMAIYELDENKGIITLLENYHGLPSDDNYLNRMLEETNDVFANLLEIQQSL, from the coding sequence ATGAGTAGAATTAAAATAATAAATTTTGGACCAATAAAGGGAGATTTTTCTTCTAGCAGCGGTTGGGTTGAGATCAAGAAGGTCACAGTTTTTATCGGTAATCAAGGAAGCGGTAAAAGTACTGTTGCAAAGTTAATCTCTACCCTTATATGGATTGAAAAAGTATTAACTCGGGGTGACTTTAAAGAGAAAGAATTTACGGCTGTTAAATTCCGGAATCAGTTTTGTGGCTTTCATCGAATAAGCAATTATTTTATAAAGGATAGGACTGAAATCTTCTATGAGGGTGAATCTTATAAGTTCACTTATACCCGAGAAGGGGATTTTTTAATTAGGAAAATAGATAATGGGGGCAATTTTTATCCATTACCTCAGATAATGTATGTTCCGGCAGAGAGAAATTTCATCAGCATGGTCAATAAGCCGAACTTGATTAAACAATTGCCGGATGCTCTTCTTACTTTTTTGACAGAATATGACAATGCGAAAAGTAAAATTAAGGGAGTGTTTAAGTTACCGATCAACAATGCTCTGCTGGAGTATACAAAAACCAATGACACTGTAAGTGTGAAAGGGGAAGATTATAAAGTGAAATTAACAGAAGCTTCCAGTGGCTTTCAGTCAATTGTGCCATTATATCTTGTATCGTTGTATTTGTCTGAATCGGTAAAAGATCAAGCAAACAATGCAACTAAAATGAGTAGCGATGAGATGAAGCGTTTTGAAGAACAAGTAACCAATATTTGGAATAATCCGGATTTTACAGATGCACAAAGAAGAATTGCATTGTCTGCTTTATCATCGAAGTTTAACAAATCGGCATTTATTAATATAGTGGAGGAGCCGGAACAAAATCTATTCCCGTCTTCGCAATGGAAGATCATGCAGAGTTTGTTGGCTTTCAATAATTCGCTGGATGCTAATAAGCTTATCATCACAACTCATAGTCCTTACCTAATAAATTGTTTTACAGTTGCGATTAAAGCCGGGATATTGAAAAGAGAGCCTAACTTGTCGGAGGAACTTCGACAAAGAATAAATGAGGTCTACCCTATAGATTCTACCATTATTCCTGAAGATATGGCAATTTACGAATTGGATGAAAATAAGGGAATAATTACCTTGTTGGAAAACTATCATGGATTACCCTCTGATGATAATTATTTGAATAGAATGCTTGAAGAAACTAATGACGTATTTGCAAACTTATTAGAAATTCAGCAATCATTATGA
- a CDS encoding glycosyltransferase family 2 protein — MPWYTNYIEVYEKPLSSVPQTIIAEVQSKLKERQSEEPLISVVLIAHNEEKRLLACLWSLCNNKCDLPIEILAVNNCSTDGTTEVLNELGVTWFDEKKKGPGHARQCGLDHAKGVYHICIDADTMYPPLYIQTHVRQLMKPEVACTFSLWSFIPIEGKSRIGLFFYEALRDMYLGLQSINRPELCVRGMVFGFKTEYARRIGFRTDIIRGEDGSLALGMKPYGKLKLITSRKARAITGYGTVGADGSLLKSFGKRFIRAVKSISGLFTRKEQYKDEEENLIK, encoded by the coding sequence ATGCCCTGGTACACTAACTACATAGAAGTATACGAAAAGCCACTTTCATCAGTGCCGCAAACGATTATTGCAGAAGTGCAAAGCAAACTGAAAGAAAGACAGAGTGAAGAGCCACTGATATCCGTGGTACTCATCGCACACAACGAAGAAAAAAGGCTTCTCGCCTGTCTATGGTCACTATGTAACAACAAGTGTGACCTACCAATTGAAATATTGGCAGTAAACAATTGCTCTACAGATGGAACAACGGAAGTACTGAATGAACTTGGAGTAACTTGGTTCGACGAGAAAAAGAAAGGTCCCGGGCATGCTCGTCAATGTGGGCTGGATCATGCGAAAGGTGTATATCATATCTGCATAGATGCTGACACGATGTATCCACCACTCTATATCCAGACGCATGTAAGACAATTAATGAAACCCGAAGTGGCATGTACATTCAGCTTATGGAGCTTCATCCCAATAGAAGGTAAATCACGCATCGGACTTTTCTTCTACGAGGCTTTAAGGGATATGTACTTGGGGTTGCAATCGATTAATCGTCCCGAACTTTGTGTACGGGGCATGGTGTTCGGATTCAAGACCGAATATGCCCGCCGAATAGGATTTCGAACGGACATAATACGTGGAGAAGATGGTTCACTGGCATTAGGAATGAAGCCGTATGGCAAGCTAAAACTGATTACAAGCAGAAAAGCACGCGCCATAACAGGATATGGCACTGTGGGAGCTGACGGATCTCTACTCAAAAGTTTTGGTAAGAGGTTCATAAGAGCCGTGAAAAGCATTAGCGGACTGTTTACTCGCAAAGAACAGTACAAAGATGAAGAAGAGAATTTAATTAAATGA